Genomic DNA from Nitrospirota bacterium:
CTTAAGAATCGCCTTTACCACAGAATCATGATAATCAAAATTAACATAGCTGCTGAGGTCGCTGAGGTGTATCCCATAGTTAGCAAGAAGATAGCGGGGGATAAGGTTACCTGATGTAGATTTAGATGAAGCAAAAGCAACACTTTTACCCTTAAGCTCAGCAGGGCTTTTAGCAGGAGACCCCTTCTTCTTTATTATAACGCTTCTATAGCTTGCATTGCCGTTTTCCCCTATTGATTTCAGGATGCATATTGCGCCATATTTTGCATGGGCTTCCAAATATGTCAGCGGCCCAAGCAAAGCCACATCCACCTCCCTGCTGCCAATGGCATTGACTGTTTCCTCATAGTTTTTCTTTAGCACAAGTTCATAGGTATAAGGCGTTTTTGCGGAAAGATAATCAAGAAGGGGCTGATACTTTTCATACATAATGCGCGGATTATCTCTCGGAATTACTCCAAAATAAACAGTCTGCTTGCCTTTCGTTTTTCCCGTAACCTTTGAATTACTTCCGATAGCGCGCTCCATATCCCTTATGGAGTCATAGTCTGTATCGGGAACATCAACAAATCCGTCAATCATCATAGCGTCAAGTATTGCCTTTCCCTTCGTTGTTTTATGCATGTTCAAAAAGGCATTTTTTATTTTTCTCTTAAGTTCAGGGGCAATATCACCTGTAACAACAACGGGGGGAATACCAAACAGCGGTGAACGCTTTATTACTCTGGTTTGCTTTACATATGGAGAACCCTTCTTCAGCATATATTCATAAATAATACTCTCAACTGCCGCGCCATCAACAATTTTTTTTGCAACCATCTCCACTGATTTATTGTGACTGTAACTATATATAAATTTTTTAAAAAACCTTTCTGGCTTAAAACCCATCGTCTTTAAAAGATATGCCGGATACAGCTTGCCGCTGTTGGACCTCGGGTCGGTGAAAGCAAATACCTTCCCTTCCAGTTCCTGAAAAGATTTAATAGCGCTATTGTTGTGGACAATAATATATGAACTGTATTTAGGACTTCCATTCACACTTGGCGCTGCGAGAAGTTCAACACCAAACCGTTCCTTATCAGCTACATAGGGGGCAGAACATATAAATGCAACCTTAACCTCACCTTTTTCAAGTAATGTATCCATCTCTTCATATGTCCTTCTGTGAATCATCCGGACAGGCTGCTTTATCTGCTCACCGATATAATCAATTATCTCCTGATAATATTTGACTGTATCAATAGGGGTAATCATGGAGGCTACACCGATTTTTATAACAGTTTCCTGCTTTGCAAAAGAATCATCCGGAAGGCAGACAGTCAAAAGAATAGTAAAGGAGATAAAAATCAAACCCAAAATGTATCTTTTCCCATTGAGGAAATTCATTGGAATCTCTATCAAGAGCAATAACTTGTGCCTTTAATGATAAACTGCTGCACTGAAAATTGTACAGCAACTAAACTAAATCGCAGAATAGCCCCAGAGCTTTCTGTCTTTAGCTGACACTTGCGCAGTATACCCGTTACTTAAATATTTTAAGTTTCTTTTATTATCTTATTGAGCCTCGTTTCAACGAAACTTTTTATCTCTTTCAGCCGGTCATTGTTCTTTGCCTCAAACCTCAGGACCAGCGCAGGCTGGGTGTTGGACGCCCTGATTAAGGCCCAGCCTTCTTCAAATTTAATCCTTATGCCGTCAATGGTAACAGAAGGGTATTCCCTGAACGCCTCTACGGCTTTATCAACAATCTTAAACTTTATATCATCCGGGCAGTCAAATCTTATCTCCGGGGTTGACGTCATGCGGGGCGCGTCCTTCAACAGCGCCTTTGTGCTATAGGGCTGTCCTGCTTTCTTGATTATTTCCAAAAGCCTGAGGCTTGCATAAATTGCATCATCATAGCCGAAATACCTATCGGCAAAAAACAAATGCCCGCTCATCTCTCCGGCAAGCATGGCATGTTCTTTTTTAAGCTTCTCTTTTATCAGGGAATGTCCTGTCTTCCACATAATGGGAACCCCGCCGTGCGCGGAAATGTCGTCATAAAGCGTCTGAGAGCATTTGACCTCGCCTATTATTTTTGCTCCCCTATTTTCTTTCAGAATATCCCTTGCAAAGATAATCATCAGCCTGTCGCCCCAGATGATTTCACCCTCTTCGTCAACTGCGCCGATCCTGTCCGCATCGCCGTCATAGCCTATTCCTGCATGAGCCTTTGCCTCTTTTACCTTTGCAATCAAGTCCGCAATGTTTTTTTCAACCACAGGGTCAGGGTGATGATTAGGAAATCTTCCGTCAGGCTCGCAATACAGCTCAACAACCTCTGCGCCAAGCAGTTTTAACAGCTTCGGCGCAACAAGACCGCCGACGCCGTTGCCTGCGTCAACTACCACCCTGAGCCCCGATAGACTCTGAAATTTATCTTTGATGAAATTTATATAGTCGTCAATTACCGGATAGCTTTCAACCGTGCCCTTCCCGCTTCTGAAATCCTTTTCATCCAATACCTTTTTCACAGCCTGAATGGTATCACCAAACAGAGTTTCCCTGCCCACACTCAGTTTAAAGCCGTTAAATTCAGGCGGGTTGTGGCTGCCGGTTATCATAATACCGC
This window encodes:
- a CDS encoding phosphomannomutase/phosphoglucomutase gives rise to the protein MVNPSIFRQYDIRGVWEKDLTKEVAELIGRAFASYLLKSINKERAKVSVGRDARLHSGIIQESLVKGLNNSGIDVVDLGVCPTPLQYYSLFKLPIDGGIMITGSHNPPEFNGFKLSVGRETLFGDTIQAVKKVLDEKDFRSGKGTVESYPVIDDYINFIKDKFQSLSGLRVVVDAGNGVGGLVAPKLLKLLGAEVVELYCEPDGRFPNHHPDPVVEKNIADLIAKVKEAKAHAGIGYDGDADRIGAVDEEGEIIWGDRLMIIFARDILKENRGAKIIGEVKCSQTLYDDISAHGGVPIMWKTGHSLIKEKLKKEHAMLAGEMSGHLFFADRYFGYDDAIYASLRLLEIIKKAGQPYSTKALLKDAPRMTSTPEIRFDCPDDIKFKIVDKAVEAFREYPSVTIDGIRIKFEEGWALIRASNTQPALVLRFEAKNNDRLKEIKSFVETRLNKIIKET
- the phnD gene encoding phosphate/phosphite/phosphonate ABC transporter substrate-binding protein, which codes for MNFLNGKRYILGLIFISFTILLTVCLPDDSFAKQETVIKIGVASMITPIDTVKYYQEIIDYIGEQIKQPVRMIHRRTYEEMDTLLEKGEVKVAFICSAPYVADKERFGVELLAAPSVNGSPKYSSYIIVHNNSAIKSFQELEGKVFAFTDPRSNSGKLYPAYLLKTMGFKPERFFKKFIYSYSHNKSVEMVAKKIVDGAAVESIIYEYMLKKGSPYVKQTRVIKRSPLFGIPPVVVTGDIAPELKRKIKNAFLNMHKTTKGKAILDAMMIDGFVDVPDTDYDSIRDMERAIGSNSKVTGKTKGKQTVYFGVIPRDNPRIMYEKYQPLLDYLSAKTPYTYELVLKKNYEETVNAIGSREVDVALLGPLTYLEAHAKYGAICILKSIGENGNASYRSVIIKKKGSPAKSPAELKGKSVAFASSKSTSGNLIPRYLLANYGIHLSDLSSYVNFDYHDSVVKAILKGQYDAGAVRDSVARKYMKLGIEIIAESEPIPTGPLVAGPGTAFSVIENIKRALLELNLKDSVGRKVLEKLDEDFKNGFTEASDMDYTNIRAKINAVPQTCGRGCHPKIRL